Proteins encoded within one genomic window of Ursus arctos isolate Adak ecotype North America unplaced genomic scaffold, UrsArc2.0 scaffold_7, whole genome shotgun sequence:
- the NEUROG3 gene encoding neurogenin-3, with protein sequence MAPHPPGAPAVQVTHETEQPFQGATDDEVTCVASAPPSPARVRGNCAEEEGGGCRGASRKLRTRRGGRSRPKSELALSKQRRSRRKKANDRERNRMHNLNSALDALRGVLPTFPDDAKLTKIETLRFAHNYIWALTQALRIADHSLYGLEPPAPPCEELGCQDGSSPGDWGSLYSPVSQAGSLSPAASLEERHGLQTPASPSGLRPGALAFSDFL encoded by the coding sequence ATGGCGCCTCATCCCCCGGGTGCGCCAGCTGTCCAAGTGACCCATGAGACAGAGCAGCCCTTCCAGGGTGCCACGGACGACGAAGTGACCTGCGTTGCATCCGCTCCGCCCAGCCCCGCTCGCGTGCGGGGGAACTGCGCAGAGGAGGAAGGCGGCGGCTGCAGAGGGGCCTCAAGGAAGCTTCGGACGAGGCGCGGGGGGCGCAGCCGGCCCAAGAGCGAGTTGGCTCTGAGCAAGCAGCGACGGAGCCGGCGCAAGAAGGCCAATGACCGCGAGCGCAATCGAATGCACAATCTCAACTCGGCGCTGGACGCGCTTCGCGGCGTTCTGCCCACCTTTCCGGACGATGCCAAGCTTACCAAGATCGAGACGCTACGCTTCGCGCACAACTACATCTGGGCTCTGACTCAGGCGCTGCGCATAGCAGACCATAGCCTCTACGGGCTGGAGCCGCCCGCACCGCCCTGCGAGGAGCTGGGCTGCCAGGACGGCAGCTCCCCAGGAGACTGGGGCTCCCTCTACTCCCCGGTCTCCCAGGCGGGCAGCCTGAGCCCCGCCGCCTCGCTGGAGGAGCGTCACGGGCTGCAGACGCCAGCCTCCCCTTCGGGTCTGCGCCCCGGCGCCCTAGCTTTTTCAGACTTCCTATAA